Part of the Chanos chanos chromosome 5, fChaCha1.1, whole genome shotgun sequence genome, AGACTATGCGTTTTCTATGGCTATGCGTAAGTCATTCTGGAAAAGAGGGTCTGTTTAGCGAGGCTAGATACATGTAGGATACTTTGGGATTGCTGACAATTCAATTGTCACTTAAAGTTTTCAAATAATATAAACGAGTGtatttgaattaaaaatgtcTCGCCATTCCCTCTTGATTATATCCGGTATGTAAATTTCATAATCGATTACAGTTACATTGTGCGCTAAACATAAAGCTAAATAAATTATATAGTTTTTCACAATTTATTGTGAAAGTTAATGCGATCAGCGATCCAGTGGCCTGTGATTGGCTTGGTGGATTTTATGACCTTATCAAGAAATTTTTAGGTCAGCAAAGCATCTGGTAATCACGGTGCGGAAATATGAGACTATTCTGAGAAGGGCCTCCTTGAACAGCGGCTTGTGGGGCAATGAATGTTTGTATCTTACCTCTCCTTTGCCTCTGCTGCACGATCCCTCTGCCGTCTGTTCTTAAACCAGTTGCTGACCTGGGTGGTCGTAAGACCAGTGGCCTCTGCTAATTCCCGTTTCTCTCTTGGGGAAGGATACGGGTTGTGAGTGTACCACTCCTTGAGCACACAACGGCTCTTCTCCTTGAAGCAGTAGCTGGTCTCCTCGCCATCCCATATGGTTCGGGGTAAAGGGAACTTCCTTCGGACCCGGTACTTTCCTACTGCACCGAGCGGACGACCGCGCAGCTTTTCCGCTTCTATGTAATGCGCTTTAAGCCAGAGCTGTTGGAGTTTGGGGTGATTATGCGGAGAGAACTGGTGGCTCTCTAGAACTTTGTAAAGCTCCCGAAAGTTTCCTCTGTGAAAGGCAACCACAGCCTTCGCTTTAAGGACACTCTCGTTTTTATGTAGGTGTTCACAGGCCGGTAACGACCACAGAAATCGGCCGAGACGTTCAATACTGCCTCCCTGTTGAAGAACCTCGCAGACACAAGCAACTTGCTCTTGGGTGAATCCAAATGTTGGTGGCATAGCCATGACTGTAGTCAGTGGTGTATCTGACCTCCCCCTTTAAAACTGTCTCTGTTCTACCCCAAATTGCAGAAAGTGTAGTGAGGCACAAAGGTCTTCCTTTTTCCACGAATTAACACTCGCTGTTCAAATTCCATGGGAGAAAAATTAGTGACATTCAAATAATAACAAATGGCATAGCGGTTCCATTTCAATATTTCTCAAAACCTcagaacattttaacatttcacttTCGAAATGATCCTATAGACTAATCCAAAACCTGCGAGAAAACAAGCAAATTAATTCAACCGAGTTGAGTGCGCTCACACTGTGCGCAACGGATCCAGCCCATGACTGTCTTCACCTATCAGCCCGCCCTCTAATTATCATATCTCTTGCAGGTTTCCCGTGCTGAACGGTTGGCTCATCCTCTTAGAAAGCCATTGAAGAAGTGAGAGGAGAAGTGGTGCAGCAAATACTGAGTCTACCTCTTGGTGATGGATTTACTGACACATGAATGTCACATGCGTTTGGAGTACGCGCAGCAAACTCAGCGCAATCCAGTGCGCTGTCCAAAAACAGACACCCCGACTTTTGACTCCCCTGCTCCTACACAGTATCCTACCATCTTAGATTCGTGGATAACACGCGAcctaaacaaaatgtatttgtaaCTATAGCCTTTCGTTTGAAGGCTGCGGGCATAACTTTCTGTGATATTATTTCCTGACCCACATTGTCTCAGAGAGACTCAGATATTTTACTTCAACGGTTTGTAACAGCTTCAAGCTACTGTTGAGTAATTTTGCAGCCATCAACTGGCAAATGTGGAATTTCCAGAAAGAATCCCCGACAGTGTTACACACTACACCATTCAAGTGGGACATTAAAGTACTGGCTTAAAATTAAGTTTTATTGAAAACGACTAAGAATTCTGGGCTGTTTATTCGTAGAAGTTATCTTGCAACTTCTTGATTACATCGAATGTGGTAAGAGAtctaaatagatagataaataaataagcgtATGAGTCATAAAAAATCATCCGTTTGGACAAGATAGATGGCAGTCAGCAGGGGCATGTTGGATTGATGGTTGTGACGAGAAGTCGCGGGTGTCGAGTGTCTGTCGAGTTATTTTGGAATGTAACGTGAATCCAGCGTTCTTTTTCATAAGGACGTTGTAATTCTAGCATTGGGTTCCACGGGGACAGCTCGATATTCACCCAAATTTATTTCACGTGTATCACTTTAACGGCTTGCACTTAAATACGGATATGAATTTTGTTTGCTTCGGCTGCAGATCTGATATTTCTGGAGTTTCTCTGCAAAGATCGCATCAACAGAGGAGccaaattattattttatgttttgatgATAGTATGTGATTATATGTGTTTTACAGGGCactattatattatattatattatattatattatattatattatattatattataaagGGTATAACTGCTTTTTGTACTGTTAATTTGGTGGCAGCGAtgtgtgaaatacattttaaaaatgtatactCAGCATTTATATAATGCAATATTGAACTCGGTGATCTCCAGTGTGAACTTGTGGCCAGATATTTGGAGAGtatgttcattttaaaggtGTGAActgtggggaggggggtagtGTACTAACATGGTCAAATGATTCAACTGAAACTTTTCAGTtgttaatgaataaaaaagaggCATCACACCAGACGCATGATATTATTCTTCATATgagaatcccccccccccccctccccctccacacacactcacacacacacacaacacacacacatacacacacacacattgatagATCGTGGCTGCTATCACTTTTCCTGGACAAGGCGGTTCATGCAATAGGCAGTCTGTCTAATAGTTCCTGAGTGCAgcagcaccagcagcagcagcagcagcagcagcagcagtggcgGTGGGCGGTGGGTCTCTCGGTGTTGTTCAGACAGTTATGAGATGAAGAGAGCTAGCTGATATCCATTTGAAAAGTCATCCTTTATTCAGAACCCCCAGCCTGCCCTGCCTGTGCTGTGTCATTCTAAACCCCACATCGGAGACAGTCGGCTAGGCCTCAACTCACCACTGTCTAGCGTACAGGCCCCTGACCTTGATGGTGGAGGAGTTGAGTTAAGATGGAGGGAGGGCTAAGGTGAAGTTAGCATCCATTCCAGGGAGACAGACCACATTTTAGTTCATGTACAGAACAGATAATTGCAACGTTAATTTATTCagctttcattttgtcagttttgtatttttacagGTCGGAAGCATCAAAAGCCTGTCGcggtcattctctctctgtctctggcaaACGCAAAATTACAGTGCTCACACAAAATGGCTGCTTTTTAAAGCCAACTTTGACATAATTTTGCCaaatgtccttctgtctgtcacagttCGTCTCCATTTAATATTTTCGACCTGAGCCAGTGTTTTAAAAGCAAACGTGCATTTCCACCTCTGCTTTTCGTCTTCACGGAAACAAACCCATCCTAACGTTCACTGAGGGGAGAAGAAGGGGCAATCCAAAGCTCTTCTCTTTAGACACCTGCACTTGTCTTAAGTTTCATTGCGTGGTGAAGGAGAAGTCTGTTAATCCAAGCGTCTCGGAGCGCGTTCCGTTTCACCGGAGTCCCATGCTGACCACGCAGCGGCCGTGGCCGAGACATCCTGAgcctttttctttattcaaatCAAGGCAGTTGTGTCGGGGCCACGGGCACTGACACCCTACACCCTGCAATCACACTGACCTccactcacagcacacactctaAATGATTAATGAAGCTGGCTCACCTTCCATCTCAGGAGAGACGCGAAACCCGATAGCACTGGGGGAGAGGCTGCTGttcagccgtgtgtgtgtgtgtgttgtgtgtgtgcatgtgttgtgtgtatgtgtgtgtgtgtgtgtgtgtgtgtggtgtgtgcatgtgtggtgtggtgtgtgtgtgtgtgtgcgtgtgtgagtgtgtggtgtgtacgtgtgtgtgtgtgtgtgtgtgtgtgtgtgtgtgtgtggtgtgtacgtgtgtgtgtggtgtgtgtgcgtgtgtttgtggtgtgtatgtgtgtgtgtgtgtgtgtgtgtgtgtttgtgtgtgtgtgtttgtgagaaggATGGGGGGATGATGGCGTAGAGCTGTGTCTTTAGAACATTAAGTCCCATCCGTGCCGGCCTGTGATAAAACACTGGAGGTGAAttagagagggtgagaaaggaaagagataTAACACAGgcatttacagtaaacatttaaAGTACATCAATCATCTATTGACAATCTGCAGTGAAAGAATATCTGTCaccttttttttagtttttttcatttgaaaaaaaaaaaagaattatatgaatatgaatacatAACAACAGTGTGATAAGCCTTGGGTTATTAAGTGGAATATTTTATcaaaatcatctctctctctctctctctctgtctccttctccttctctctctctctctctctctctctctctccccttctcttgtCCTCCTGTGTTGGCCCCCAGGTGGATCATGTTTCTCCCTCCGTCCTCTTGGCAGGCAGAGGGATTGAATGTGCGTGCATGGGGAAGCGACACCGCCAGTGTCTGGGCAGGAACATGCTTCTCAGACTGTAATCAAAGCAGtatctttcattctctctctctctctccctctctctctctctctcattctctcactctctctttctctgtctctctcctccacattGCTACAcccctaaaaaaaacacatatctcaatttaaagaaacagacaaagcaTTCAGTGTTGGATATATATGTTACTGTTCAATgctcaaagggtttttttttttaatgttaacatTGTCTTAGCAAAAGTCATTAAATGAGTCATTCATCAAAAGGTGCAATTACGTGTTGATCACACTGTAGTTAGTTACACAGCAAGTAAAAGTTGCAATTTCAGACACCTGTTCAGGGCATAACTTTCGGGCTTaatttttaaacagcagttttcctGAGTAGCAAGCAGACAAGCTTCTTCGTTAAGAGGTACATTTTCCTGTGTGTTACATAGTTTGAGAATGTATGTACTGCAGAGAGACGGCACTTTACATATACTCTGGAATGCACAAGTCTGTAGTATGCAGTTCCCAATGGGCCTAATAAACCCAAGGGCGATTTCACATTACCACGCTACAGGACACCTAATACTTACAGAGAGATTATAAAGAGGACCGAGGTCCTTAGACTTTCATACACACTGTTCCTTCACGATGCTTTTCGTGAACTTCAAATGAATTTCTGATATCTATCTTTTGGTCTTTTTGGCCGAGGCATTTTGGTTAtagaaattacatttttaaaagaccCATGGTCCTCTCCTGAGGTTCAAAGTTGATGTTATGAAAGGTTTAATATTTCAGCAGAACCGCATGTGCTGTCCCATGTCACAGATTGAGCCTTTCAGCCTGACAGGGAAAAATTCAAGAAAAAGATTTGGGAGTCAAAATGAAGCCACTACTCCTGGACAGGAATCTGTAAACGGCATGACGCCAAATTttcatctaatttttttttctttctttctttctttctttctttcttttttaataaaacatgacattttggtTACATTTTGCAAATCCAATGATATTTCATGTAACAAAGAAGCAACTTCAAAACAACCTATGTGTGTCCACTACAGGATGTTGCAGCCTGGTGCTGTATGGAACTGACCAATTATTGCTACTAATTAGCCCATAACAACCTTTGAAAAGCAAGTATATAAAAAAGTATATAAAATTCATACAATTATAAAGTGAAGCAGTATCTGCATCAGTTAAGGGACATGTGTTGTTACATGTATAAGTGTTCTTTACTTGAAAAAGGAACTATACCAATTTCCTCAACTCAGTCAAGTAAATATTGCAAATTAAATTCATTAAAGTGGGAGAAAGCTAGGTTTAAATTTGTACAAACCTAACATCAGTTAAATTGGTAAGATCTACATTTGTTTAGTGAGTTTGCATGGGAGTTTTCAAGTGAAGTCAGACGAAGTATACTCTTTACCACGGCCGTCTCCTTGTTTTGCAAGTGAGACCAAATGTTCTTAATGCGGAAACAAACATTTAGACTGTGTACTTGCTCTCTAATTACAAGTAAAGGATAGCGGTgctaagggtgtgtgtgtgtgtgtgtgtgtgtgtgtgcgtgcgtgtgtatttggCAGGAGGAGGTTTGTCCAGTTGACTCCCTCATCAAATCGAATCATATTTTAGAGACAGCTGTCCGGCTTAgactccctcctccctctctccctccctccctccctccctccctctccccctccttaAAGCCTAACAGAATTCAACAGTCCCAAGAGCAATTTGAGAAATAAGCAGAAAGGGACTTTAAGGAGATGAGTGGGTGATTGGGTTGTTGGTTGGtttggggtggtgggggggggttatgggAGGGGCACCCATACGTCATCTGACCTTCAAACTTTGACACTTTTACTGCTAATTCAAAAGACCGGTCGTGTTTGAAATCCTCCTCGCCCACTGGACCAAGCCATTCGTCAGCTCAAGTCGCACGAGTCTTTAAATCGAGGCGTTGTAGGCAGTTGAGgcgctgtgctgttgtgtgatCATGTAGGTGGCGCTGTGTAAGTGTATGGATGTGGCATGGTGGGGTgggctgtatgtatgtgtgtgtgtgtgtgtgtgtgtgtgtgtgtgtgtgtgtgtatgtgtgttaagttaGAGCCTCTTCTCTAAACAAGGCCGTCAGGCTGGTGCTGATTGGTCTAAAAGTGTGCTAATGATGAGGTGTTAATGTGGCATTAAGTTTCCTTCTCACACCTTAAGCCATGCGCTATTCCCAGAAGGTCAGGAGGAGGATTTGACACTGCGATTGGGCCGAGGCGTCTTGTATAGCTGACTGACACGCTGCCTGTGTTCACTCGCTTCTTGCATTTCCCGAGAAGGCTGCTATTGAGCTGGTTGGATGTTCAGACAAGTAAACGAATAACCAcctaaaaatgaatgaacgcAAGTGATTTGCACAAGACGAATGACTAATTGTTACATTAGGTGTTGCCACATAACATAATGTCAAGGGTGCATCTGGAATGACTAACCACAGTGCGACAGATATCCAGATGCTGTGTTGAATCTGTAATACTTGATTTTGTTGCGtggtttgatttttctttttttcttccttttccaaGTTACTTTCTCAGGGACACaactttgttttattgtaaCTTGATGAAACGTAAACTACTCTCTGTCTTCAAATagttttcctccctctctctctctcccactctatctgtcttgccctctctctctctttctgtgtgtgtgtgtgtctcccctacatatatacacacacagacacagtcctGCACTGTGACTTCCCCTCCTCCGCCCGTTGTTCTGAAACCCAATGCTCCAGAACCAGGCTACTTCGGTGGGAACAGGGGAtaaatcactctttttttttaccacacgTTTAAATACAGACAGTGCAACACAGAGAGCGGATTTGAATCAGGGCAtcacaaatgaatgaactgagACGGCTAGTCATTCAACAGTACCAAGAAAATTAATTCCATATGTGACATATTACCTCTGAACCTAATAAGACACACTGATTAGCACCGTTTGATGCAggtcttcaaacaaacaaacaaacatacaaacacacaaacacacacacacacagacacacacacacacacaaacaaaaaaagtatgGGCAGTTGGAGTGAACTTCGTGTGCTCTGATTCATCGTCTCAGAGAGTTTGAGGTGTATAGATTTCCAGTGTATGCTGCAGGCACATCCTCTTGCTAATGTTACAATGCAAGGTTATACCTCTATTGTTCCCATTCAGCAGATGACACTTCCCCTAAGGGCAAGCACATCAGCTTACAACCTTTGCTATAaacctcccttttttttcttcttcttcttcttctttttttttttacttctcaaCTCCTCAAGCCATCTTTGCCTTAGTTCAACCATAcctgtctcctctcctactcacacacaaagcctACTGATACCTCCATGACACACCCAAAACTAAACCATTAGTCTCCTTATAGCCTCCACTGAAACACATCTCCTTTTACAATCGATCTAACCTCAGATCAACCATACTTCATCTCCTCTCCCATGcaacaaactcaacaccagaatctaaaggggggggggggggggggggggggggggggggggggggggggagatagcTACCAGTACATAGTCTCTAACTCACAGCTACAGCTAAAATCTAGCTCTTGCTAACAGCTATGCTAAAAAGCTACAGCTAATGTTAAagcttttttcatcattttaatgacaCTAAATCCTGTTTCTAACTTACGGGTACAGCTGAAACGTAGCCTGAATGCTACTGCTAAACTTTCTAACTCACAGCTACATCTAAAGTTTAGTTTTTACCAGACAGAACCGCTAAACCCTGTCTCTAACTTACGGCTACAACCAAAAGCTACCTTTTACTCACATCCACAGCTAAGCTTTGGCACTAAGTACCCCTGAACTCTGTCTCTAACTCAAAGCTAGCTTTTGAACTTGTCTCTAATTCGCACTCTCAGCTAAACCTAAGACGGTTTCCCAGCTACTGTCAAACTCTGTCTCTGAAACCTTGTCGCTGAGTCACAGTACCTATAATTCCTGTCCATAATTCACAGCAGCGGGTAGTCATTTCTAAAGTACATCTCTAACGTACAGTTGCAGTTTGAAGTATTTTTTCTACCCACTCCAGTCTGTTACATATCTTAAGTCTCTGTGAAATGCGCACAAATTCAAACAGGCTTTGTATTCATTcctaattaataataataataataataataataaaaaacgcgaataaatatacaaaataagTAAATCCGTGCGATGCAGTGCACAAGTTTCAAACGGGAAATAGCGTGGTTTcatttaacagtaaaaaaaaaaagaaagggggagtTTTCAGTTGAACTGCGGATTGTGACACAGATCCATTTTCATTGCCTGTGTCCCAAGCAATGAGTTGTGTGGTCCTTCATGAAAGACCCTCTCTCAGTCTATCCTTACTTCATCTATCTATTGTGATCTATTGACCTCTTTTCATGACCACCTGTGAGACCAGATGGAGAGATTGCTCACCTAGTGTAGGGAAGGGTCCAGACCACACGCTCCTGTTAAATCAGACCACACACTCCTCTGCAGCtgacaacaaaaaacccagagagcattttttttttttttttttattaatcagcTCAATAAAGCTTTGTGTTTCTCACATAGAGAGGAACTAATGCCCTGATTGGACCAAGACAGCGAATTTTAATTAAAAGCTTCACTGAGCCCTCCCTATCACCTTTTAATAAATTAGTCGCCATTTTCGGATTACGGAGGTTTGTTTACCGATCATTATTCAGCACCAGCTCACCTGGACATGAATGCCTTCTTTTATCATTATGTCTTAAGAAGGTCCAGATTAAAATCCCAATATATACTGAACAGaggcatattttaaaaagtgaaactagtGAGTATTATCCACATGGGACTACAGTATAAATAGACAGTCACCCGGCCAGTACACGTTTCTCAAGAGGAGCCCAGAGAGTGTAAGTGTTAACATGAATAGACACTCAGTGACTTTGTGTTTGACTCCATTGTTCAGTATCGAGTTGCGTTTGCTTGCTGGTAGGCTTTGATCAGAATTTAGCACAAAGATGGATTGTCAGCTACAATTGTTGCTCAGcacaaaagaaaggagagagaatgagtgtgtgtgtgtgtgtgtgtgtgtgcgtgtgagggagagagagagagagagagagagacgaatgCAATACAAGCCCTGTTTTAACTCTGATGATGACATTGTTTGAGGAGATTGTTAGAGAAGCCTCTCCCTCCGCGTGCATGTCTCTTCCACTGGCCCTCTTGAGCTGCAGCCTGACTCTTCAATCAGAGGTTGACTCCATATAGAGGCGAGCCTGATAGATGCATTTTTAAAccctattctgttctgttctgttctgtgtgtgttcaggaccCCGAGGGAAGACAGGACTGACCTGAAGAGGCCTCTggaatagaagaaaaaaaaggttcctAATGTATTGTATTAATTTAATCAGTGcctatgcacatgcacatagtACATCAAGGAGTGAACAGTGtctctaaacatttttttttatattttttatctAACTCCCTGTCAATCAGCACTTTCGGAATATTTGTCCTCTTCAGTACAtgactgtttaaaaaatatcccgaaatgttttgaaatatagCATTAACATTTGTCACAGTTCTCCCCAACTTCATTTGAAGTCTGTTTGAGAACGCATCAGATCAAAGTTTAGAAAGTGGTGCGCTGGGGCTTCAGTGGGAACTGATACGGTGATACAGCAGAGGTGAGAACAGGttcacacagaggaaacacTCTGTGTCTCAGCATGCAGGGCGCTGCTGTGCTCCCAGGAGTCATTTCATTTTGGGGGAACTGACATGAGAGCTCTGCTTCACTTCCGAGGTTGGAATGtccatacacgcatgcacacacacacacacacacacacacacacacacataaacatatgcacagccacagacacaggtgaacacacacgcacacacacacacacacacacccctacacatatgtatatatatatttgtgtgtgtgtgtgtgtgtgcatgtgtgtgttcacacatgcacgcactcaaacaaatgtttaaattttaTATTGTCATGACCATAACCACAACCATAACCATAGctataaaaagagaaatatttttgtgttaaaataaaaaataacagtaTTTCCCTCTAAAGAGGACCACAGAGAACCAATAAAATGTGTCCagctctttgttgttgttttttttttttccctcccaattTTGTTATACTTGTAAGAACATGCAAATAAACTCActgctagagacagagagacagagccttGGACAATATGTTCTTCTCAGTTTCACGTGGAACATATAATTGACAGCCTGGGCATTTTGTTTTGCCTGGAGTTCGCAGAGACATCACACATCATCTCTGTTTCCATTTCTCCTACATTATCCTCTCTTTTAATTTGACTGAACCCCCTAACCACAAACTAAAACGGACAAACACTGCCTACTCTGGGATCCCAGTGGAACTGCACTCTGTTGTGAGCTGATGGTCTCATGGATACTCAACTCTGGTCCTTAAATCCAaattcagtgctgtttgtttttccagttaGTGTCAATTAACTGAACAGTTAGTACAAGTGAATGGTCACAGTGTCCTCATACTTAAGTAAATGGAAAGGTGAAATTTTGCAGCACCCAGCCCTTACGGGCCATGACCTGAGAAGCTGGAAGTAGTTTTGGAGCCGCGTGAACCAATTACAGCCTCTGTCATACTGTCCCAATGataattttacttttttctccccctttctcaaAGTTGTTGTAAATGGAGACATCCTCATGTTTACTGTGAGttagtgataaaaaaaacctgttcaaGTCTCAGTGATATCCAGATGAAACATTAACTTTGAAGACGTCTACAGTCCCTCAACAAGACTTTTCTGAGTGAACAGTGGAACAgattacagatacacacagctTTCAGCGCCATCTACTGGAATGTCtgtgtcactgaatgaaaaaaaaattaactgattGACACTACAACAACTCACTACACCCTACTGTACTCAGATGTGCCTTTAATACCTGTGTTAAATGAAATACATGGCTAATATGAACAGGTCTGCAGGGAGAGGAGACCTCTTGCCAAAGAGCTCTGGGCCCTGTGAAGGCTGATTAAGGAACCAGCCAAATCCAGAGCTCAGTGGAGCAGCAATGAACATGTAAAaggtaaacccccccccccaaaaaaaaaacaaaacaaaaaaaacaatgaagaaagactgtgtgtctgtcctcagCAAAGTCCACGTgaaggaacaaacaaaacagaccatTATACGAAACCCCTGGAGACGTTTACAGTAGCACAAAACACGAAAATAATACAATCATGAGAAGAGGCGTGTGAATTTGTGAGACTCCGCAAGAGCATATGTGTTGGAGCTAATTAGGTGACATTCATAAACCGCTTGCATTGTGATTgaattttgcattgtttttttttttttacgtgtcTGATTTTCTTATTGCCCATATATTTTGGTCATGGAGAATAATTATGCCTGGTGCATGTCAGTATTATGCTATAAATGTacacttacactttttttttttttttttttgctttaaacaCCTACCTTTGCTATAAGTAGGGGTGTCTGGGGGTGAGAGGTGACAGGGCCAGAGAGTTCACAGTTTTTAGACTATTCAGTTCACTTCAATTCAGAAGTGTTTGTAGGAGCTGAAATCTTTTACATATAAACCGAGGCGATTTTGGGCCATTCCTAGGGTGAGCACTGTTAATCGCAACATATAGCGTGTTGATTATGAACTCATGTGCATTTAAACCTCTAGGTGAACTTTAAAgtacatttcacaaaaatgtatgagtgacagagagagacagcgtgttGGCTGTtcgtgcacgtatgtgtgtgtatgtgcgtgtctgtgcatgtatgtatgtgagagagaatttgttctgtgtgtgtgtgtgtgagagagagagagagagagagagtgagagtgtgtgtatgtgtatgtatgtataaggtatgtgtgtgtgtgtgtataggtatgtgtgtgtgtgtgtgtgtgtggtcttggCATCATGTGAACCTAATGTCTCTGTGAgaatataaatatctgacaaaTGAAGACCTCATGGGGGCTTTTTACTGGTCCCAACATTGGAACATTGTTTCTATTAGTCGTCCCGGAATGCCTCTGTTATGGTTAAAACAAAATGTGCCAAAGTATTTATTTGAATATGGTTTGGGTTAGGATTACGATGCTTCTGTGTTACTTATGAAAATCTTATAAAAAGCTTTAATTCTGTCCATTGTGCATATGGTATGTCACTTGTAAGTCACCACACCATCAGAATAAGGACAAAATTGAAAGGCTCTGTTAAATGACCTTAAGTTCTACACAGCTTTGGTCAGTCATAGTCAAACACATAATGTCAATCCCTTTGGCCTCCTGCAGGGAgagatgcatttttaaaattctaatCTAGGCCTCATTTCAAACACTAGAGGTCGCCATTGTACAAAAGAGGATCCGTCGTACTCTTAAATCTTTGACCTCATCTCAGATTGTCAGAGCCGGTACATTCATTTGTACCAAActcatatattaaaaaaaaacaagcacacaaacagtaaacacaaactTCGGTTGGGACATTAGAGCGCAGCTTTGCTTCTCTATATCTGTTTCATTTGAAGCCATGTTTTGCTTTCCTTCTGAGTACACTGACTATGTCCTATTTATgtaatgtgggtttttttttttttttttagttttgttttgtttgtttttgagcatTGCAAAGAGTTCCTGCAAACTTGCAAATGCAAAATGTGGTTAAATGACACGCAAATCTCCTTCATCAACAATCAGATTATCAacagttaatgtttttgtttcccaGGCACAGACCTTGACT contains:
- the six2b gene encoding homeobox protein SIX2b, which gives rise to MAMPPTFGFTQEQVACVCEVLQQGGSIERLGRFLWSLPACEHLHKNESVLKAKAVVAFHRGNFRELYKVLESHQFSPHNHPKLQQLWLKAHYIEAEKLRGRPLGAVGKYRVRRKFPLPRTIWDGEETSYCFKEKSRCVLKEWYTHNPYPSPREKRELAEATGLTTTQVSNWFKNRRQRDRAAEAKERENESANPNGHNPLASHINENKSLCESSDDEKSPAGTPDHTSLSPAMLMSSNSGLPPLHSFAPPPGPSAIPVSGAETIHHTHQQHTHHHHLSMHEALLNPMSASLVDLGS